Genomic segment of Eleutherodactylus coqui strain aEleCoq1 chromosome 1, aEleCoq1.hap1, whole genome shotgun sequence:
GTCTGGGATGGCagaccctgccaatcaactattgatgatctatcctcaggataggtcatcaatagttcagacatggacaaccgcttTACGGTAAAGATTGGTATACTGCTTATTTCATATCTTGTGTTTTAAAATCATTAGTTACTTAGATAAATTCTGCTTCCATTTTTATaagacatgttttatttttgtatcgATAAAAAGTGATCCGTGGTTTGTCTGTCATTATAAGGTAAAAATGAAATAATGTGCGATCACGGTATATCTGGAGGTGTTATTGACTCTGTAGAGGGATAACTATATAATATGAATAAATAAAATTGCATGCCTTTTCATAATTTTTAGAATGACATGAAAAATTGGGAATATGAATGGAGAATTAAATATAACATCAATATAAAATAAACTGAATGGTAGCATAATAGTGCAATATGTAACATGAGACGTGTAGAAAGGTGAGAAAATCCCTTCGAGAAAGGATTATATGTCAATAGATTTATGCCAGCTTAATGGATATTTaggaagctgtctgtgtatatgttAACatcatgtctatatatatatatatatatatatatatatatatatatatatatatatatatatataacaatgtGCTATCTTTATTTTAGATTATGTTGAATTCATTACATAAATATGAGCCAAGAATCCATATAGTACGTCTTGGGGGACCACAGAAAATGATCACCAGCCATTCATTTCCAGAGACACAATTTATTGCCGTGACCGCTTACCAGAATGAAGAGGTGGGGATAGTTTTATATctgtctacagtatctatctgtctGCTGGTCTATCTATGTAGctgaatatttttatttatttactaacTACCATTAGTACATTGAGCATAAATCCACCCATCTAGCTTTCTATATGGTAGAGGCAAGGCACATTTAGACAGTTTTACCCCTTTCTTCTGCTTATATACACATATCTTtacaagtgatttttaaaaatgtcatAGTTGTCAAAAAATGTCATGAGATTACTCACAGCTCCTCATTGTGCTGGTGTAGTTTATGAGAAGCTGCACCCTTAAGTCCTCACCTACTTCTGAAAATTCACACATATGTGTGCTGGAAAAACAGACATCTCGCCATAACAATCTTAGTTGCCTTCTCCTCATTTCAGACGTCACACTGTTAAAAGCTCAATTACCATTTTTTCCTAATGCTTGGGATTTACTGTATTAAGAGTTCTGATTTAAAAGGGTTGAATGGGGATAGAAAAATGTGGCTGTTGTCTCACAGAAACCACTTATGGCTGTGGACTATGTCTGGTAGTGCAGCTCAGCCACATTAACTTGGATGGGTTTAACTTTCAATACCAGACACAAGAGTTACACTGTTTGTGGAAAAGAAATTGGGCAGCATTTTTGAAACTCTCTAAAAAAAAGTGTCTTTGTTGTTCATATCTACCAAtcaagtgcagctttcatttttcaagcacACTCGTTGTcgtcctcatccactcccgacttaaCTACTACAACTCACTGTTTaacggccttccccgcaccagattcgcccctctccaatccatattaatTGGAGCAGCTAGGCTCCTTTTTTTATCCAATCatttctcagacgcctctgcccatGCACTgcaaaactaaatttaaactcctcaccttcaacacaaagctctccatggcgccggaCCACTATACATCGCTTCCCTCTTGTCCattcatcacccagcccgcacactccaatccgctaacacattcagactaaacacccctctaatacgaacctcacattctcacctccaggacttcaccagagcagcaccgattcTCTGGAACGCTTTACCCCAAGACATCCGCACATTACCCGATGCAcgaaacttcagacgtgccttaaaaacccatctcttcagggaggcataccaaatcccctgacctagtctctctgcccctccctatggctccccacaccttctaccctgcctatcacatacgacctctacccctgcacccccttacccccccccccccccccccacacacacacacacacacacacacaccatttgcttcctaataactcatttccacatgtaattccagtactgcctgtgttcctccATGGCTCATCCCCACCcttttgtacctcctgtatcacccccaacccggttatttcaaactgattgtatgtCACATGtaatgttgtattgtctgtgttctcctatgcttgaaagtgctgtggaataggttggcactatacaaataaagattattattaattagAAATGAAATCTGTAatatgattggttgctttgggcaacaagaCACTTTTGTCTTTGAAACAGTTCCCAAAATATCCCAAAGTGGCTTTTCACACTGAATTTGTCAGATTAATTACAACAAACCAATTTCAATAACCCACAAAACAATGTTGTTTTAGTTGCGTTTTCTATACTTTTTTTACAAATTACGCTAAACTGGTAGGTAAAATTGGCTGAAAGTGATCAGTCAGAAAGCCAATGAAATGATCCCTGTCAGCCAATCAACAAGAGGACACTATTAAACCAACTGTGCAGGCTTCCTTATGGTCCCCACACTGGAAGTACAGTGACTATGCACTGGGTTCTGTTGCACAAATTAATACATAACAGATCTTCTGTAATTATGgtggcttttttgggggggttgggGAGGTTGTATAAGAAATCAATGGTTAAAACATAACTGATATTTGCCCAAATAATTAGCTGTTGGAGAAAGCATCTGATTAGTTGTTTTGTTTTGGTGTTAGATAACAACCCTTAAAATCAAGCACAACCCATTTGCTAAGGCTTTCCTTGATGCAAAAGAAAGGTTAGTGTGTACGACCTTAGTATTCTGTACTTTAATATGTCCATTTAAATTACATAAGTGAACAATTAATTCAGTCTCTGACacttgacaggagcgatctcaaAGACTTCACTGATGAAGCTACAAACAATCAGCAATCTGGATATAATCAGTGTAAGCCGTAATACTATCTTAATATTATGAATCGTAAATAATTGCTACTGATTTTCTTCATTACTGGAAAAAATCTAATAGAATTACGATAACTTAATTGGGTGTTTGCTGTGTCTTTCAGTGggcagctggctgattcctggCTCCAGCTCACTGTGCTCTTCTACCAATCACCATTCTCAGTTTGGAACTCCATTACCCCTTCCCTCAGCTCATGGTTGTGAAAGATATACGCCGCTGGGAAATCACAGAGTGTCGCCTTATCAAAGTCCATATATGCACAGAAATAACTCGCCTCGTAAGATTTTAGCTTCCGAAAGAATAAATATTTTTGAATTGTGATAATAAAAACGAGATGATGAAAGGATCACTGCATAGAAATATAGCAGCAGTAAAGTAATCCATGCATCCTTAGGTGCTGTTTATGATTATGAACTGATCAAAAGAAGTCAAAACTGCAATGATGCAAAACTGCTGATGGTGCTGGATAGAGTCAGGGAAGTGAGAGGTGTAAAGGTACCTCTCTCAATGCTTTTAGGGTACCCAGCAGGCAGAAAATGAACTTTGATGTCACTACCATTGAAGACTGAAGGCGCTGTGTAGGTTCAACTTCTCATACAAGTGCTCTCCTTTGTGTCCACTGAGGTGCTCCAGAGCTCTGActgacagctgcagccaccaaccatgAGACAGCTGTCAATTTGAGTGGTGGGGCAGCTCAATGAATAGAGAGGTGAGCTTTTGAGTGAGAATGCCCACCTACAAAGCACTTGCAGCAGTAACATCAGTGTTTGTTTTCTGACTGCTGGGGATATTaacgcccaatgtccacttgtatGCACGAAATCCACTgatgaattccgcagcggaatccctgCATGCCCGCGGCCATTGGgaggaaaaaaggttttcttacctTTCCGGCTCCAGCGCGAATCTCATCTGtaccggctggatcttctttctttagcacGACAGATGCGTCTGGACGTGCTGGCAACTGCATTTGCAGTGCTTTTTTTATGTTCTGCTTTCCCCCAGATCCAtggcacagccacaatgacatCTGTGGCTGTGCTGAGGATATGactgcttccattaacttcaatgaaagccgttccATGGAATCCGtgtcaaaatggagcatgctgcgattttctcccgcAGCGTGTGATCCGCATGCTGGGAGAAAACGGCACCCGCATGCTTTTAAATAGTTTGTGGATGCAATTGCATCCCAATGGGTGgctttgatttgtggatctcccacATGGGTTGCGTAAATCAAAGCCGCAAGTAGTGAGaaacatcccccagtagtaacaatagtcactgtcagaactgatcagggtctgctgggaccctgtagctctgctgtgccagaggcTCCCAGTGGTCTTGTGACCACCGGCttacgtagtggaagaaacacttccactttcactttttagtacatagcactcattgagcgctatgtaccatggaaaggagaaggcagaagtggttaaaaacggcttctcccttctcctccgggttctaacctgtgactaacagctgacaacccgacctgctcctactggattgcagaagcagagactTTAATCCCATGCCGTATTTTTGGAATCGGGTGGGattgaagcccaggaccaagcgccataaatttacagcgcttggtccttaagggattaatataacaaattattttttattattctttttcaaactataactttttatttttgactTTCTCAGCATAAACAGAAGTAGATAAAACGTGACACATTGCTTCGAAGGGCATTAATGACAAAAATAGATTATATAGCCTAAAATTATAACATCTCAAATATGTGAAGATACAGTAGTTTTTACATTAACTATTGTGCGACAAACAAAAACAggacacaaaaaacaaaaaatttccaATACGCTAGAGGATTACTATTCTGTACAGCTAGAATACCAAGAAATACACGCATGCAATACATACAATCATTCATTACAGAGTATCAATGACACTGAGTTAGCGTATGacttttgtattatttttttgtaaCAGTCTGAATTCTAAACTGGTTTTAAATACTGTTTTCCTACAGCTTGTTACACAGAGAATTCCTCAGCGTGTCTTTCCGTATTTCAGCCAAATGAGCACTGGCCTGGCTTACAAATGCAAACTCACAACGGAATGTTATCATTAAACCATTCAAATGGCACTCCATCTAGTTCTTGGTATGTATTGATATGTTAACACTGAAAAGATTGAGCAGAATTTAGGATGCATTTATACCGAAAGATTAccactcaaatggcagtttgaatgacagttttgagtgattatctttgcataactcttaaatgCAGGCAGAGCGAGAATAAGTCTgagaaaagcagctgttttgtatatgcaaaaagctgcattgttctctgagttAACAGCGGTGTCCCACTGAGCTAATAGCTCCGAGAAACAGCAGGaacgctgacagctgctttgttctcggagctttcagctggtatcctgctgggaagTCCCAGCAGGATATCACCTGAAAGATTGCTATTAGTGCCACCCggtgagaaaatcagcgtgcagcactgataagtcattggtgatttctagagAATAGTGCATGAACAATGTGAtagccgcgcgtttagacacaacgattatcgctcaaaagatgtgtcCAAATGGGCTTTTATACATAATATTAAAAGTTCATTAACAGTGTCATACAAATATTTTCATAGACTACATTTAAGCTGAAGGTACATGTGAGTTTTTGGGAGGATCTGTATCATGTCTGTGGTACCTGCCTGATGATCACTCAACATCTGTTGTCAGAACTAAAAGACAAGGATACATTTTAACCTGTGTGATCATTTGTTCCACCAGGTGATTAGTGATATTAGAGTTGCTTGGCAGCTGCTTCTGTCCATTTATATTGAAAGAAAAATGGATGCTTGGCTAAAAGTTATCTGACCACCTTTGTAGACTACGGATAGTTTATTGTTCCATTGGGGAAAGTCAAGATTACAGAATCTTTACAAGCTGAAATAAACATTTAATTGGTAATATGTATTTGGCAAATCACAACAGCCATAAACCTTTGCGCTCTGACAAAGCATAATTTTATGTATACTCATATTGGAcatgagttttattttatttattaaactTTAAAATTATGGTTGATTAACAAGGCTGTTATTCATTGCTCTTACACACTGAACAAATCTGTTATGAATCGGGACCGCGACTGCCAACTTCCATCACCTGTTTTCCCTGGTGGTTGTGGTCCAGGTACCAATGCCCTTCTACATTTTAGTCCTGCTGTCACTGCTGCCTGAAGGGTGCACACATGCTTGGCTtgccttttaaagggccaacatatGCTCCCAACTTTGTACTTCTTGGCCAATCCGGATGAGCTCCTGTCTATGTAAGGCACTGTTCTTCACTAAAGGATGCCTGAGCAATTACTTTTGCTCGTATGCAAAAGCATTATAGTGTTCTGTTTGCTCTCCTGGCTTAATCCATGCCTGCTCCACTAAGCGTTCCAAACTTCTATGCTCCTAACCTCAGTTTATTAATCATATTTATTCtatttgctgcctgccctgatccTTGGCCTGAATCATCATTTTGAAAGTAGTGAGCCTGACCTGACCTTGATTCTGTTTCATGACCACATCTCTGCATTATGTTATGGTAAACCTGACCAAGTTGTGTCAGCAGCCTCTTAATCGAGACTACTTTTGAGGTCACAGTCTAGAGGTGCCCAAAGGTGAAAATCAGGTCTCGATTGgctgggttaaagggtgaaaacccttGAATGCCCCCAGATATAGCCATAAAGCAACTCAGTTCGGAAGCACAACAGATCCTCCTTCGCTGTCTTGACAAAAGCATAGCAAATCATAGACTTCTAGTGTAAAGAAAGTAAATACAGTTTGATTAATTTATAACTGAAGTTTCCTTACATCTTTCTCTGGCTTTTGACACTTTATCATCTATAGAAATAAATATCCTCTATGCTACATAAGGGGAGTATTTATTTATACAGAGACTGAGAAAGCAATCTCACCAAGAAGGGCAGCTTCCGAGTTCTCCCTGCTCAGTTCGGATGAGTTTCATTTAGCGGCAGATGCCAGGGACAGTATGTTCCTCCTGAGCTCTCAGTTGCAGCACATCATGAGCAAAGGAATCCTATGGTATGTTCCTATCTGCAACAAAAAACACGTCAAAATCTGtgacattggtgtggattttgatgcgctTTTTTAATGCAGATCTACAGTAGATTTTAGCCTTTAAGTTGAAGAcgtgaaatctgctgtagatccacatcaaaagtcgtgtcaaaatctgcaccaatagtgtggattttttgtcttgttttgatgtggattttggtgcagattctccattgcagACAATCCACACCAGTTTTCGCAATGTGGGAACATACTCTAACATGCAGAAGTAGCAGAGAGCTGAGGATGGATGCTGCTCCCCATACCTCAGAACCGTTCACTGCCATCACCACTACCCCCTCTCGCCCAATCAGTTTTTCTAACTTCTGAGCCAAATACCAGGACTAGCAGAGACAGTAAGGTGTTTCTTACTCTGCAGATGTCCTCTCTACAAGAGGGGAATCGCCTCAGAACTGTCCATATATCAATGGAGTCAATCAGTGGGTCCACACTTCATAATGTGGTTATCTATCTGATCCAGCTGGTTTTGACGTAGGGATCTCTTTCACAATTCTCTAAACATCTTCCAACCTTTCTAACTGCTAAAGTGAATTCTTTGTTAGCTTTAAATACCTGAAGATAGTAATTTTTACAGCAATACTAAATGTCTTTATCCTAAAAATTAATGTACTCCTTGATATTCTTCTTAGATTTTACCAATTCAGATGTATAGAATTATTGGACCTCCCTTGTTCTTGATGATTCCTACAGGAACCTGCTTTCTCCCTCTAAATATTGCCACTAACCCATAAATAATATGAAACTCTAAACCTGTCAGTCAAATACCACATTATATTTATTCATTGCCTCCTCCCACCTCTGTCTTGAGTTCTTTGCTAAGAATATTTGATGTTAACTACTTTTGTATAAAAAGTCAAACATGTTATAGAAGTGATACCTGTGTTGCTTAACCAGAAAAAAATATACTTTCCAAGCTTTTAGAGCTTAAAGCCTGCAGGTATAATTTTTCTGGTTCGTCAATCAAACTATCACTTCTCTAATATgtttgtctttttaaaaaaataagtatCTAAAATTTCATAGATGTTTTGGCTACCAGGGTACTAGGCTATTTTTGCTTTTCAGGAAGACATAAGGGACCTCAGCATGTCATACTTCATTTCTtgcctcttcctcttcttttatGAATTCCCTACTAATACCTGAGATGTTCTTGATAATCAACCCTCAGAGATATGCCTTGGCTTAGACCAAGATTCCAGATCATTCCTCTGAAACAGAATCTTTATTACGTAGGACACCCAACTGGTTATAAGACAGTTGCTAATATGCATTTGAATCCTACTGGCATAAAATCTTCAGTAGGAAAaagactagatagatagatagcgttCTGGAAGAAGCAAAGACCACCAGCATTGAAGAGATGACCCTTCGCCATCAACTATGCTGGACTGACCACGTTGTGTGAATGCCCGATCACAGTCTCCCAAAACGATTACTATACTCTGAACTCAAGAATGGAAAATGGAATGTTGGTGGACAGCCAAAGAGATTTAAAGATGGGCTTAAAGCTAACTTTAAAAACTGTGGCATAACGCATTGAGAACTGAGAAGAGATGGCCCTCGAGCGCTCAATTTGGGGTTCAGCCATTACCAGCAGTGCTGTGAATTTCGAAAAAGCACAAATGGAGGGCAAAAGGGAAAAACGTATTTAGAGGAAAGCACGTCACGTCAACCCTTGTCGGAACCGTCTTCCACTTGGAAACCAATGTCCCCATTGTGAAAGAACCTGCGGATCAATAATAGGTCCCTATAGTCATCTATGGACCCACCGCAAAGCCCCCatacttggaaggcaatcatgcACGGCCAAGAGTGATAGCCTTTgatgatgagatagatagatagcactgTTTCATTGCTTTATATTattcatttgtgccttgtatatttttaaacataATGTGCAACATATTAATAAGACAATGTCTCATTCTTTTTGCAGTCAGTATCCAAGCTTATGGCCTGTGAGTAACAGCACTATTGGATCATTGACACAGACAGGAGGAATGGCCAATGGACTTGGATCTCAGTACATAAGAAATTCTTCTGCTCACTATACACCGTACAATCAGAtcgttccttcatccccgcttgGATCTCCATTATATGAGGGTGAAAGCACAGACATAGAAGACAATCAGTATGATGTCTCAGCACACGACAGACTGGCGCCATCATGGGCATCGGTTACACCGCCTTCATTGTAAATGCAAAGGACAATTTATTTTATGGACATTGAAATTGGTCAATAACTGTTGGCTGTTATGAACATTTTAATATAATTAACATACTGAGTCAATTTTAAAGTAGATACAGAAAGACAGGTTGTGTATGCTATATCTTGAGAAAATACATTGCAAAGCTCAAGGTATAAGGATCAGCTGAAATGTATAATGTACAAAATACAAAACAGACTATTTGCAATTATTtatcaaaaaaaaatatttgtttttgagGATTTCTCTGGTAGAAGATACATGTCATGGCAGCGGACATGGATGCATTGGCCCCTCTAAATCAATTTAACTTAGGGCTAGAGCTCAGGACTGCAATTGGAGTTTCCAAGTTTTTACCCTTTAACCCACCAATTGGGATCTAGTCTTTTTTGCATGGAACCCTAGAATGCTACCCAATAAATAGTTAAGGTTAAGAGACAGCTGGGGCAACTTGATCAGGTATGCCATAATGCAGTACTGGAAGGTATAGACAGAGATATAGTCGAGGAATAAAGCTGAGGCCAGGACAGGTGCATGTCTTGTATATCCGACAAACAGACTGAAGCTCAGGGTAAGCAGCTGGCAGGGAAATTGTGGTCAATACACAAGCCAAAGTTGGGGGTGGAGAATCAGGAAAAGCTGGGTCAGTCAGGTATGGATCAAACCAGGAAAACAGAAGACAGTATAACACCTTTGTATACTAGTAGACTAATTGCTTAGACACCTGCTGGTAGAGTAGGAAGCATTAAATAGCCAGAGGCCAGTATAGATTGGCAGGGGAAGAAAAAGCTGGATGTgtttgctggccctttaagaggtggactggCCATGGGCTCACACTCTAAGGAAACCAGGAAGCTAACAGGAGGTGCAGCGTCTGGTGCAGATCCCACAGAGGACACGGCGATGGCCATGACTGAAAGCAGGAGGAGGTAAAGGACAGTGTTGACCATGGCCAGTGTACATAACAATACAAACGCGAGTTCCCTACATGTTTTTTggctttgcactgcttctttcagttgtgtaatATCCATGCCagcatcagctttgacagtatcacctgtttggtataattggttaaccccttcccgccacaggacgTAACTACGTCATGGAAGAGGGGTACTTAGCCCAACAAGACGTACAATTACGCCCCAGGGATAGCATGGGATCATAAGAGATCCCGCAcaatcctgcagcgggagccggctgtcactgatagccggcctcctgctgcaacaacgGGGGTGCATCGAagcagcgacccccgctgttaaccccttcattgccacaatctatgtagataTAATCGTGGACAGCCCAATGGGTtggcatggcaacaggacgccagctacagGTGTCCttcattgccagtgcctatgatcgctaatacaagcgataaggcattgcaggacagaagtcctgcaatgccttatcatagcgatcataggtttgattgtacaagtcccctacagggacataaaaattgtaaaaaaaaagatatggcaTCGTGTtgggaggtttcccattgaaaagccTAGCCAGAGGattgcaactgtactgaagttatgtgaggcgtttttgacacaaaaacgtaAAGCATCCGCAGTTACCTCGCACATTTGCGAGGGCAATATAGGGTCGAGTTTCATGGTCCGATATCGTGCTCACGTGTGTGAAACCAGCTTAAATCAGTAAACAGTAATAAGATAGTGAGACACTACTTAGTATGATGGAAAACCcccattagggctcctgcagatgagtgTAGGCGCAGATACGCTCGCGATAATGCAGCATATTTGTGCTGTATAGGGAGCACTATTGCAGCGGCCGAGAACCAAGGCTTCGGCTGGGCAGACAGCGGGGTAAAAGATGGCAGTAATCtacagtggctctaccgtctcctttcCCAGAAGGCCGAAGAGTAACTCAGTGCAGCCGCTAGCAGGGAAGATAAGATTGGGTAAACTTGGTTACCAGAGAATAGCTCTAATTGTCATCGTGACACAAGTGTCCCTAGACCAGTGACAAGTCACTCACCCTGAATAAAGACAAGTCCACAaacaaagtgatttttaaaaccGGGGACacgtggtttccttttactcggCAAGAGCGGCAGCCcgtctctcctccatctccattcttttCACCTTCCACCACTAACAACTCTGACACCACTCATATCTCTTTCCCAACTCTTCTTTACAGTCTAACGTCTACCCCTAACACCTGACACACTCTCTAACACGTGTACACAGAGGTTAGGACAGACAATACACATAACCAGACTAGACTGATACAGtttccagacattaactcttttatGACCTGTTGGCATCCATACATCACTCTCAACAGTGACATGAAGCAAACATAAAAACCACAGATTCAATGCTGGAGGGagcctaactctgggccactacactattgcAGGCTATTGTGCGTCTCAGTACATTTTGCTGGAGTTTTCTGCATTGTTGGGACTGTTCCCATCGGTGTGGGACATACCCGCACCGTAATTTTACAGGCTGTGAAGCTTAATTAGTCCCCAGTATTATTGATTTCCCAAAATGCCTGATTGAAGAAGCCATTACGCTCAATATTTAGGCTAAGTATGTTAGCACTGTATCTATCTCAGGGACACAGAGTAAGTATTATGATAATAaagaataaatgttttttttaggccacattcacatctgcAGCGGAGACTCTGTAGTCTTTGGCGTAGATCCGGGACAATATCCCAAACAAAATAGCGCTGCATACTAAACTGTTTTGTACAGGAAAATTTTGGCTGTTTTGCCGGAAGCCAGATTGTGCTGTTCGGGTATGATATGTGGTGAATGCTTCTCCTCTGGTGTTTTATTGTTCTGTTCCTATAACGGAGCTGACCAAAGTAAATTGAAGAATAAAGCAGATTTGAAAGTAACCTCCAGACAAAACATAGGTTAAAAAGGCCGGTACATTGAGCAATTTAGTGCAACATATACTGAAATGATTTAGGAAATTTGCGATGTTCCTAGAGACAGAACCTTTatcccttagggtgcctacccactacagtcttttttcacagcgaaattcgccgcgtttttttttctgcagggatctatgggacttgtaatgttaaaatcgcaatcgtgtaaaatcgcaattttgcggtaaattgcgattttgcgcgattgcgattttaacattacaagtcccatagacccctgcagaaaacaaaacgcTACGactttcgcagtgaaaaaaaactgtagtgggtagtcacccttagaattCTATTCAGCACTGTTCAGTGAGAAATAGCAGATTCAGTAAATTACCACAAAGTTGTACATCTTCCATCAATTACCAAATCATATTTGGCTCATTGTAAGGCTGGACTCCCACTCACATTGGGGAACATTCATAATGCAAGAATTGTGCTTACTTTATGTCAGCTACAGGTGTTGCAGCTATTTTGTCCATGCATGCTGAACCCTTTTTGAGCATTGCTACATGTTACTGGCACTCAGTATTACACTTACTCAAATTTTGCTAAATTATTCTGTCAACCATATTATACAAATTTGACTGAATGTAGGACCTGTTAGTCTTAATTTCTTTTATTGTGTCACAGTGCCTCCTAGTGGACAATCAGTGTAAAGTGAGTGTAAACAAATATTTGGGGTCATGTATACGAATCATTAGCGTTATGAATCAGTAGAAGTAAACCTGAAAACTTTCATGCAATACTCATAGCCTAATATTAGCGATGATGGTCTGCAATATTACAATCTACCATAAAAATACCCAGTGACAATAGTGGTGCGCAATATTGCTGAGGGGCTCAAATCTAAAGATGCTGGGGTTATGCTAACCTGCCTCAATGCAATTTATTTCTAAGGACCTATGTACACTGTAAggtaacttcacacaggtgagcccAATATCGGGTCATGTATCACAGCCTGGTTTTGTGCTCTCCAACATGCATTTTCCATGCAGATGCAAGGAGTTTTTGTTTCATAACCTGGTTGCATCACTTCTgggattgttttcagtgggagaccTTGTAtggtgtgcacctagcacgtggtgtgatgctgccgctggccccatcaaTAGGCGCtgtgatgcgagagcacacagaaaga
This window contains:
- the LOC136629380 gene encoding T-box transcription factor T-like produces the protein MSTSGTENFTKSLPSRTDHLLIAVENELQAGSEKGDPTERELKVTLEETDLWKCFKERTNEMIVTKNGRRMFPVLKISVTGLDPNAMYSFLMDFMTADNNRWKYVNGEWVPGGKPEPHAPSCVYIHPDSPNFGAHWMKAPVSFSKIKLTNKMNGEGQIMLNSLHKYEPRIHIVRLGGPQKMITSHSFPETQFIAVTAYQNEEITTLKIKHNPFAKAFLDAKERSDLKDFTDEATNNQQSGYNQLGSWLIPGSSSLCSSTNHHSQFGTPLPLPSAHGCERYTPLGNHRVSPYQSPYMHRNNSPPCYTENSSACLSVFQPNEHWPGLQMQTHNGMLSLNHSNGTPSSSCQYPSLWPVSNSTIGSLTQTGGMANGLGSQYIRNSSAHYTPYNQIVPSSPLGSPLYEGESTDIEDNQYDVSAHDRLAPSWASVTPPSL